Proteins co-encoded in one Quercus robur chromosome 8, dhQueRobu3.1, whole genome shotgun sequence genomic window:
- the LOC126696340 gene encoding uncharacterized protein LOC126696340: MAISTFKAGLSANHDLKKSPTGKLVTNVHQLMDRKDKYRRVDEDQLQGKGKVKVIPQERRDFRSDHYNSNRPRKDFVGQSGSADTQVVNAVFREPVQQVLEKIKNEPFFKWPNKMAGEPRKRNPNLYCHYHQDHRHTTKNCRNLWDHLE, translated from the coding sequence ATGGCCATAAGTACTTTCAAAGCTGGCCTCTCAGCCAATCACGATTTAAAGAAATCTCCGACGGGTAAACTTGTTACCAATGTACACCAGTTGATGGACAGGAAAGATAAGTACAGAAGAGTAGATGAGGATCAACTTCAGGGAAAAGGAAAGGTCAAGgtaatccctcaggagaggagggatttcaggtcggatcATTATAACAGTAACCGACCCCGGAAGGACTTCGTCGGGCAGTCGGGTTCTGCGGACACCCAGGTGGTTAATGCAGTGTTTCGAGAGCCGGTGCagcaggttttggagaagataaagaatgaaCCCTTTttcaaatggccgaacaagatggcagGAGAGCCTAGGAAACGCAACCCGAACTtatattgccactatcatcaggatcatAGGCACACGACGAAAAattgcaggaatttatgggaccacTTGGAATAG